A part of Microbacterium atlanticum genomic DNA contains:
- a CDS encoding response regulator transcription factor: MTTPPDELKTAVIIEDDAEIRHVLAEVLESSGFSTVSVGNGIDGVRAVLTYKPVLTTIDVNMPGIDGIEAAKRIRAQSDTFIIMLTGLNDEADVIAGLGAGADEYLPKPFRPRELRARVEALMRRSRAGVEPPAAPAQGSVGPSFPGVRPTTTAVPVTPAEPADQPAWATTVTEPAAPGAAASVPTLPGDDEWLAHRDLRLHPENRIVLLGADELDLTRTEFDLLATLLESKRRVRSKADLTLVLRGESYVTSYFVGDADKRAVEAHMTNLRRKLGDSAANPRYIETVRGVGYRLTSESA, encoded by the coding sequence ATGACGACCCCTCCTGACGAGCTGAAGACCGCCGTCATCATCGAGGACGACGCCGAGATCCGGCACGTCCTGGCCGAAGTCCTGGAATCCTCGGGCTTCTCCACGGTCTCGGTGGGCAACGGCATCGACGGCGTGCGTGCCGTGCTCACCTACAAGCCGGTGCTGACCACCATCGACGTCAACATGCCCGGCATCGACGGCATCGAGGCGGCCAAGCGCATCCGCGCCCAGTCCGACACGTTCATCATCATGCTGACGGGCCTCAACGACGAGGCGGACGTCATCGCCGGCCTCGGCGCCGGCGCCGACGAGTACCTCCCCAAGCCCTTCCGCCCGCGCGAGCTGCGCGCCCGGGTCGAGGCGCTGATGCGCCGATCGCGCGCCGGCGTCGAGCCGCCCGCCGCGCCCGCGCAGGGCAGCGTCGGCCCGTCGTTCCCCGGGGTCCGGCCCACCACGACCGCCGTCCCGGTCACGCCGGCCGAGCCCGCCGACCAGCCCGCGTGGGCGACGACCGTGACGGAACCCGCGGCACCCGGAGCCGCGGCATCCGTTCCCACCCTCCCGGGCGACGACGAATGGCTCGCGCACCGCGACCTGCGCCTGCACCCCGAGAACCGCATCGTGCTGCTCGGCGCCGACGAGCTCGACCTCACCCGCACCGAGTTCGACCTGCTCGCCACGCTGCTGGAGTCCAAGCGCCGCGTGCGCAGCAAGGCCGACCTCACGCTCGTCCTGCGCGGCGAGTCGTACGTCACGAGCTACTTCGTCGGCGACGCCGACAAGCGCGCCGTCGAGGCTCACATGACGAACCTCCGGCGCAAGCTCGGCGACAGCGCCGCCAACCCGCGGTACATCGAGACGGTCCGCGGCGTCGGCTACCGGCTGACCTCCGAGTCCGCCTGA
- a CDS encoding glycoside hydrolase family 6 protein — MPLSRRTITLVAALGVIVVGGAAAIAAVALSGQGAAPPGRDTTIVASDLSKATDAAARASPGTPQHAAAAYLSAQPTAVWLTPEADPPGEVRQRIAHLAAEAREQDARVAVVVYGLPGRDCGGLSAGGLDEDAYLDWTREIGDALRDAADTSPIVVLEPDSLALAPECGNVDERVAQLSAAVEAIASDGTWIYVDGGHSDWLPPAQMAELIERVDRASAVDPGRGIRGFATNVSNYRSTADEVAYAREVAGHLDGLHAIIDTSRNGAGSTGEWCNPPGRLVGEPGGTIGDDVVDTNLWIKPPGESDGACNGGPAAGAWWPEAAVELTRRVIGD, encoded by the coding sequence GTGCCCCTCTCGCGTCGAACGATCACGCTCGTGGCCGCACTGGGCGTGATCGTCGTCGGGGGCGCGGCCGCGATCGCCGCCGTGGCCCTCAGCGGCCAGGGCGCCGCACCCCCGGGCCGGGACACCACGATCGTGGCCTCAGACCTGTCGAAGGCGACGGATGCCGCCGCCCGCGCGAGCCCCGGAACCCCGCAGCATGCCGCCGCGGCGTACCTGAGCGCGCAGCCCACGGCGGTCTGGCTCACCCCGGAGGCCGACCCGCCCGGCGAGGTGAGGCAGCGCATCGCCCACCTCGCCGCGGAGGCGCGCGAGCAGGACGCACGCGTCGCGGTCGTCGTGTACGGCCTGCCGGGCCGCGACTGCGGCGGGCTCTCGGCCGGCGGGCTCGACGAGGACGCCTACCTCGACTGGACGCGTGAGATCGGCGACGCCCTCCGCGACGCCGCCGACACCTCGCCGATCGTCGTGCTGGAGCCCGACAGCCTCGCCCTCGCCCCCGAGTGCGGCAACGTCGACGAGCGGGTGGCGCAGCTCAGCGCCGCCGTCGAGGCGATCGCCTCCGACGGCACGTGGATCTACGTCGACGGCGGCCACTCGGACTGGCTGCCGCCCGCGCAGATGGCCGAGCTCATCGAGCGGGTGGACCGGGCGTCCGCCGTCGACCCGGGGCGAGGCATCCGCGGCTTCGCCACCAACGTGTCCAACTACCGGTCCACCGCCGACGAGGTGGCGTACGCCCGCGAGGTCGCCGGGCATCTCGACGGCCTGCACGCGATCATCGACACCTCCCGCAACGGCGCGGGCTCCACCGGCGAGTGGTGCAACCCGCCCGGCCGCCTCGTCGGCGAGCCCGGCGGCACGATCGGCGACGACGTCGTCGACACGAACCTCTGGATCAAGCCCCCCGGCGAGAGCGACGGCGCCTGCAACGGCGGTCCCGCCGCCGGCGCGTGGTGGCCCGAGGCGGCGGTCGAGCTCACCCGCCGCGTCATCGGGGATTGA
- a CDS encoding endonuclease/exonuclease/phosphatase family protein — MKVISYNLRKHRAAGELAHLVERHGADVLCLQEADTTDIPAEISGLRLADSTQRNRLGLAVYYRENTYRAVEVRALALKKSLHDRVLKPAEERLLGVRLHDIDENIDVIVASFHAAPLTALNSLRRHQIRTALSELQQLGEGLPALMVGDYNYPVFKEHLGQHVRAQGYELNLSDSRTYTRYRFFRGHYDFATSIGFEIDRVRTLPQGLSDHLPILVTAHPAAGVRRVVEIDSQAGAA; from the coding sequence ATGAAGGTCATCTCGTACAACCTGCGCAAGCACCGGGCGGCGGGCGAGCTCGCCCATCTGGTCGAGCGACACGGCGCCGACGTGCTGTGCCTGCAGGAAGCCGACACCACCGACATCCCCGCCGAGATCTCCGGTCTCCGCCTCGCCGATTCGACGCAGCGCAATCGTCTCGGACTGGCGGTCTACTACCGCGAGAACACCTACCGGGCCGTCGAGGTGCGGGCGCTGGCGCTGAAGAAGTCGCTGCACGACCGGGTGCTGAAGCCCGCGGAGGAGCGCCTTCTCGGGGTGCGGCTGCACGACATCGACGAGAACATCGATGTGATCGTGGCGTCGTTCCACGCGGCGCCGCTGACGGCGCTGAACTCGCTGCGGCGGCACCAGATCCGCACGGCGCTGTCGGAGCTGCAGCAGCTGGGGGAAGGGCTGCCGGCGCTGATGGTCGGCGACTACAACTATCCGGTGTTCAAGGAGCACTTGGGCCAGCACGTGCGCGCGCAGGGGTACGAGCTGAACCTCAGCGACTCGCGCACGTACACGCGGTACCGGTTCTTCCGGGGGCACTACGACTTCGCAACGTCGATCGGGTTCGAGATCGACCGGGTGCGGACCCTGCCGCAGGGGCTGAGCGACCACCTGCCGATCCTGGTGACCGCGCATCCGGCCGCGGGCGTCCGGCGGGTCGTAGAGATCGACTCGCAGGCGGGCGCGGCGTAG
- a CDS encoding VanZ family protein, with amino-acid sequence MTDASTSSDAVPAACATAGAPRSSERVLDGPPTTDARVSSGAAAHSSSAGPSNAVADSSPGPARLAGRLLALYAAVLALIAFWPTPVDRDAAGLLRELARVVPLLTYDIVEFTANVMLFVPLGVLLSFALPHRRGLVVPIAVVVTLVIESCQALFLAERTPSLRDIVANTLGAAFGLLVVHLVERRAASRRRAASRGSAVPAASAASSPVAPTTTRG; translated from the coding sequence ATGACCGATGCGTCGACGTCGTCTGACGCGGTGCCCGCTGCGTGCGCGACCGCCGGTGCGCCGAGGTCGTCCGAGCGCGTGCTCGATGGACCGCCGACGACCGATGCGCGCGTGTCGTCCGGCGCTGCGGCCCACTCGTCTTCGGCGGGACCGTCCAATGCCGTTGCGGACTCTTCCCCCGGGCCGGCGCGGCTCGCGGGGCGGCTGCTGGCGCTGTATGCCGCCGTACTGGCGCTGATCGCGTTCTGGCCGACACCGGTGGACCGGGACGCCGCGGGCCTGTTGCGCGAGCTCGCCCGGGTAGTGCCGCTGCTGACGTACGACATCGTGGAGTTCACCGCGAATGTCATGCTGTTCGTCCCGCTCGGGGTGCTGCTGTCGTTCGCGCTCCCGCATCGGCGGGGGCTCGTGGTTCCGATCGCGGTCGTGGTGACCCTCGTGATCGAGTCGTGCCAGGCGCTGTTCCTGGCGGAGCGCACCCCGAGCCTGCGCGACATCGTCGCCAACACCCTGGGTGCTGCCTTCGGCCTCCTCGTCGTCCACCTGGTCGAGCGCCGGGCTGCGTCAAGACGTCGGGCCGCGTCAAGAGGGAGTGCGGTGCCCGCGGCGTCGGCGGCCTCTTCGCCGGTCGCGCCGACCACCACCCGCGGCTGA
- a CDS encoding HNH endonuclease: MSDHLAPLAAAVDAARGLWGERAVESLAPGALMQLNQLLAQTQRLLDASKARVAAEISRQSRPELGPEGLAKSQGYRNPTALIAAVGGSTAGDAARLVKVGEATAPRLTLSGETAPAKHPHVAEALARGELTAGAAAAIIAMLDRVALRAEREALDKAERTLSAQARGLSADQLTRVITRAEAWLDPLGVAPREDEQRAETVLHVHEDRTGMVVLNGRFAPDVGAPIKLAVEQYVAAVLRAQRDDDVPDASRRSIPQIQAEALSKIAEHGLGCAEKDLPLTGATVVVRIDHADLVEGTGYATIDGLAAPISVATARRMAAGGGVISAVFGGDSDVLDWGRRRRFFSDAQRLALVERDGGCAMCSAPPSHTKAHHLRWWARDAGPTDLRNGVLLCEACHHRIHDNGWEIQVNGPGMRAKVKFIPPAHVDPARTPRLGGRARFDFAA; this comes from the coding sequence ATGTCGGACCACCTCGCACCTCTCGCAGCGGCGGTCGACGCCGCGCGCGGGCTGTGGGGGGAGCGCGCTGTCGAGTCGCTCGCTCCGGGCGCACTCATGCAGCTCAACCAGCTGCTCGCGCAGACCCAGCGCCTGCTCGACGCGTCCAAGGCGCGGGTGGCGGCCGAGATCTCGCGTCAGTCGCGGCCCGAGCTCGGACCCGAGGGCCTCGCCAAGAGTCAGGGTTACCGCAACCCGACGGCGCTGATCGCCGCAGTCGGCGGATCGACGGCGGGCGACGCCGCCCGACTCGTCAAGGTGGGCGAGGCGACCGCGCCGCGCCTGACGCTCAGCGGCGAGACGGCGCCGGCCAAGCACCCGCACGTGGCAGAGGCGCTTGCCCGCGGCGAACTCACGGCCGGGGCAGCCGCGGCGATCATCGCCATGCTCGACAGAGTCGCGCTGCGCGCCGAGCGAGAGGCACTCGACAAGGCCGAGCGCACCCTCAGCGCGCAGGCGCGCGGGCTCTCCGCCGACCAGCTGACGCGCGTGATCACCCGGGCCGAGGCGTGGCTCGATCCCCTCGGCGTCGCGCCCCGCGAAGACGAGCAGCGCGCCGAGACCGTCCTTCACGTGCACGAGGACCGCACCGGCATGGTCGTGCTGAACGGCCGGTTCGCGCCCGATGTCGGAGCGCCGATCAAGCTCGCCGTCGAACAGTACGTCGCGGCGGTTCTCCGCGCCCAGCGTGATGATGATGTTCCGGATGCCTCCCGCCGCAGCATCCCCCAGATCCAGGCCGAGGCGCTGTCCAAGATCGCCGAGCACGGCCTCGGTTGCGCCGAGAAGGACCTTCCGCTCACCGGAGCGACCGTCGTGGTGCGCATCGACCACGCCGACCTCGTCGAGGGCACCGGCTACGCGACGATCGACGGGCTCGCCGCGCCGATCTCAGTTGCGACGGCCCGCCGGATGGCCGCAGGCGGCGGCGTCATCTCCGCGGTGTTCGGCGGCGACAGCGACGTCCTGGACTGGGGACGCCGGCGCCGATTCTTCTCCGACGCCCAGCGGCTGGCACTGGTCGAACGCGACGGCGGGTGCGCGATGTGCAGCGCTCCACCCTCCCATACCAAGGCCCACCACCTCCGCTGGTGGGCGCGAGATGCCGGGCCGACGGACCTCCGCAACGGGGTGCTGCTCTGCGAGGCCTGCCACCACCGTATCCACGACAACGGATGGGAGATCCAGGTCAACGGACCCGGAATGCGGGCGAAGGTGAAGTTCATCCCGCCCGCGCACGTCGACCCGGCTCGCACGCCACGGCTGGGTGGCCGTGCCCGCTTCGACTTCGCCGCGTAG
- a CDS encoding DUF4012 domain-containing protein — MEPHDAASLGLEESSRRSALGREAERVAVAPSLEDLFAPDPPNAATEPRRKRRRIWPWIMLVILLVLLGVAALAVYFGLQFLDEARVARSALERAKFGMTTLSAQLTTADEAQLQATAAQVTADVAEAAEITEGPLWDVAARVPFVGHNVDAVQRVTRAVDVLVARALPPGLTFMANADFTKITVEGGGINLEPFKQVQGSVPEIAAAFAEAKEIIDPIDPATLLPEVGEPLGEILDVIDQAAPAMATADKYLPTLLDMAGAAGTKTYMLIFQNNAESRATGGNPAASMVITVTDGKVAYVDQAAVEDFIQAGKSEIVHVDLPDETTGIYLPTLERHSQDFNFTPDFPTTAALFQSLWASTTGTTIDGVISIDPVVLSQLLAVAGPVTLSTGEQLTADNAVQLLLSDVYKRFPLDGAASDAFFADAAKRVFDHLTTSSWDPMKMLDALEASAEQQRVYLSFSDPAAQALATEFDVDGALAPDTSAQTQLGIYLNDSAVSKLEYYLANSLTATCDPAARTITTSMSLQSSVTPDVGGYYTLGLRNGSFGLPGNTMMLDVLFFAPPGAQIVSTDPATGEVAQWERSGVEKGNTAVSKTIFLAPGETRTVSYTVALPQGALGPLNLRYTPTAAATPVTIDASCDQLFPPADN, encoded by the coding sequence GTGGAACCGCACGACGCGGCCTCCCTGGGGTTGGAGGAATCGTCGCGCCGGTCGGCCCTGGGGAGGGAGGCCGAGCGCGTTGCCGTCGCGCCCTCGCTCGAGGATCTCTTCGCCCCCGACCCGCCGAACGCCGCGACCGAGCCGCGCCGCAAGCGGCGGCGCATCTGGCCCTGGATCATGCTCGTCATCCTGCTGGTCCTGCTCGGCGTCGCCGCGCTCGCGGTGTACTTCGGCCTGCAGTTCCTGGATGAGGCGCGGGTCGCCCGCAGCGCGCTGGAGCGGGCGAAGTTCGGCATGACGACGCTGAGCGCGCAGCTGACGACCGCCGACGAGGCGCAGCTGCAGGCCACGGCCGCCCAGGTCACCGCCGACGTGGCGGAGGCCGCCGAGATCACCGAGGGCCCGCTGTGGGATGTCGCCGCGCGGGTGCCGTTCGTCGGCCACAACGTCGATGCGGTGCAGCGGGTGACGCGCGCCGTCGACGTGCTCGTCGCTCGAGCGCTGCCGCCGGGTCTCACGTTCATGGCCAATGCCGACTTCACGAAGATCACGGTCGAGGGCGGCGGCATCAACCTCGAGCCGTTCAAGCAGGTGCAGGGGTCGGTGCCCGAGATCGCTGCGGCGTTCGCCGAGGCGAAGGAGATCATCGACCCGATCGACCCCGCCACGCTGCTGCCCGAGGTCGGCGAGCCGCTCGGCGAGATCCTCGACGTGATCGACCAGGCAGCCCCGGCGATGGCGACCGCCGACAAGTACCTGCCGACCCTCCTCGACATGGCGGGAGCGGCCGGCACCAAGACCTACATGCTCATCTTCCAGAACAACGCCGAGAGCCGCGCGACCGGCGGCAATCCGGCCGCGAGCATGGTGATCACGGTCACCGACGGCAAGGTGGCGTACGTCGACCAGGCGGCGGTGGAGGACTTCATCCAGGCAGGCAAGTCCGAGATCGTGCACGTCGACCTCCCCGACGAGACCACGGGCATCTACCTGCCGACGCTCGAGCGGCACTCGCAGGACTTCAACTTCACGCCCGACTTCCCCACGACCGCCGCGCTGTTCCAGTCGCTGTGGGCGAGCACCACGGGCACGACCATCGACGGAGTCATCTCGATCGACCCGGTGGTGCTGTCGCAGCTGCTCGCGGTCGCCGGCCCTGTGACCCTGAGCACGGGGGAGCAGCTGACCGCCGACAACGCGGTCCAGCTGCTGCTGAGCGACGTGTACAAGCGGTTCCCGCTGGACGGTGCGGCATCCGATGCCTTCTTCGCGGATGCCGCGAAACGCGTGTTCGATCACCTGACCACCTCGTCGTGGGATCCGATGAAGATGCTCGACGCGCTCGAGGCGTCGGCCGAGCAGCAGCGCGTCTACCTGTCGTTCAGCGATCCCGCGGCGCAGGCGCTGGCCACCGAGTTCGACGTCGACGGCGCGCTCGCGCCCGACACGTCGGCGCAGACGCAGCTCGGCATCTACCTCAACGATTCCGCGGTCAGCAAGCTCGAGTACTACCTCGCCAACTCGCTCACCGCGACGTGCGATCCCGCGGCGCGCACCATCACGACGTCGATGTCGCTGCAGAGCTCCGTGACGCCCGACGTCGGCGGCTACTACACACTGGGGCTGCGCAACGGCAGCTTCGGGCTGCCCGGCAACACGATGATGCTCGACGTGCTGTTCTTCGCCCCGCCCGGCGCGCAGATCGTCAGCACCGACCCGGCGACCGGCGAGGTCGCGCAATGGGAGCGCAGCGGCGTCGAGAAGGGCAACACCGCGGTGAGCAAGACGATCTTCCTCGCCCCGGGTGAGACCCGCACCGTTTCGTACACCGTCGCGCTGCCGCAGGGAGCGCTGGGGCCGCTGAACCTGCGGTACACGCCGACGGCGGCGGCGACGCCGGTGACGATCGACGCGTCGTGCGACCAGCTCTTCCCGCCGGCCGACAACTGA
- a CDS encoding cell wall protein — MNATSPHSRFIATTVATVVAAFLALTPTAASASPIYPPSDSCTTSPASVEAGGTVAFECAEATFSGDESVTITVTGENGADARIGMVRFDISTASEIVTSEADGSLAAIDITLPADSSGTYNIAAVSASSAGGTAAVSVVSASGLPATGLDSQSTMGLWIGGGALVLAGVALAGAAVWRRTRDNI; from the coding sequence ATGAACGCGACGTCCCCACACTCCCGCTTCATCGCGACCACCGTTGCGACCGTCGTCGCGGCCTTCCTCGCGCTGACGCCCACCGCTGCCTCCGCCTCCCCCATCTACCCGCCGTCCGACTCGTGCACCACATCTCCGGCGAGCGTGGAGGCCGGCGGCACCGTCGCGTTCGAGTGCGCCGAAGCGACCTTCTCCGGGGACGAATCCGTCACCATCACGGTCACCGGTGAGAACGGGGCGGACGCCCGCATCGGCATGGTGCGCTTCGACATCAGCACCGCGAGCGAGATCGTGACCTCGGAGGCCGACGGGTCGCTCGCCGCCATCGACATCACGCTGCCCGCGGACTCGAGCGGCACCTACAACATCGCCGCGGTGTCGGCGTCGTCGGCGGGCGGCACGGCCGCGGTCTCGGTCGTCTCGGCAAGCGGCCTGCCGGCCACGGGCCTGGACAGCCAGTCGACGATGGGCCTCTGGATCGGCGGCGGGGCACTCGTGCTCGCGGGCGTCGCACTGGCTGGCGCGGCCGTGTGGCGGCGCACGCGCGACAACATCTGA
- a CDS encoding DUF4012 domain-containing protein has translation MTASATASSARVAAIVFAVALGAVLVAIITVSAWVGIRAVLAYAHLRAAQEAATTVRESLTDPAAAVDAVTGITADTAAAHALTSDPVWLLAEGLPWAGPQLAAVADVAQTLDGLTGTALEPLADAAAGFDVDGMQPGRIDLAPIAGMTSAATTATAGIAEAEASVAAIDRGPLLPPVRDAVEELDRLLGEAAGATDTVARLTAALPTMFGSEQPRHYLLLFQNNAEWRSLGGIPGAMALLRVENGSLSLVGQASTSDYRRFDQTVLPLDPEVEQIYGRRPGLFIQNVTLVPDFPTSAALAREMWAREHDGQQVDGVMTLDPVSLSYLLNATGPVTLPTGDVLTSKTAVKQLLNEPYLRYEDPREQDAYFAAAAATVFGSLTAGEPKAGPLLKALVRAAAERRLMLWSAHEAEQSHIAGTPLAGTLPVSDADVARFGVFVNDGTGSKMDYYQSLATTVGWDACVPADDGAATGDATLTVTVKNSAPADAASLPAYITGDGAFGVPAGITRTVGYIYLPEGFELVGAEMTDGSGFGGGTHAGRRVLSFTVDLAPGASVTAVVTARATSPVAPTVEAQATPTIKPQATFAATCDFP, from the coding sequence GTGACTGCCTCCGCGACCGCCTCGTCTGCACGCGTCGCGGCGATCGTCTTCGCGGTCGCCCTCGGTGCGGTTCTGGTCGCCATCATCACGGTGTCGGCATGGGTCGGCATCCGGGCCGTGCTCGCCTACGCGCATCTGCGAGCCGCGCAGGAGGCGGCGACCACCGTGCGGGAGAGTCTCACCGACCCCGCCGCCGCTGTCGATGCGGTCACGGGAATCACGGCCGACACCGCGGCGGCGCATGCGCTGACGTCCGACCCGGTGTGGCTCCTCGCCGAGGGGCTTCCGTGGGCCGGGCCGCAGCTCGCCGCCGTCGCTGACGTCGCCCAGACGCTCGACGGCCTCACCGGCACCGCGCTCGAGCCGCTCGCCGACGCCGCAGCCGGGTTCGACGTTGACGGTATGCAACCCGGACGAATCGACCTGGCCCCGATCGCGGGAATGACGTCGGCCGCGACGACGGCGACGGCGGGGATCGCCGAGGCCGAGGCATCCGTCGCCGCCATCGACCGCGGACCGCTCCTTCCTCCGGTGCGCGACGCCGTCGAGGAACTCGATCGTCTGCTGGGCGAGGCGGCCGGCGCCACCGACACCGTCGCGCGGCTCACCGCTGCCCTGCCGACGATGTTCGGCTCCGAGCAGCCGCGCCACTACCTGCTGCTGTTCCAGAACAACGCCGAATGGCGCTCGCTGGGGGGCATCCCCGGCGCGATGGCGCTGCTGCGGGTGGAGAACGGATCGCTCTCCCTCGTGGGACAGGCGTCGACGAGCGACTACCGCCGATTCGACCAGACGGTGCTGCCCCTCGACCCCGAGGTTGAGCAGATCTACGGCCGACGACCGGGACTGTTCATTCAGAACGTGACGCTCGTGCCCGACTTCCCGACCTCGGCCGCGCTCGCCCGCGAGATGTGGGCGCGTGAGCACGACGGGCAGCAGGTCGACGGCGTCATGACCCTCGACCCGGTGTCGCTGTCATACCTGCTCAACGCGACGGGACCGGTGACCCTCCCCACCGGCGACGTGCTCACGTCGAAGACGGCGGTCAAGCAGCTGCTGAACGAGCCGTACCTCCGGTACGAAGACCCGCGTGAACAGGACGCCTACTTCGCCGCAGCGGCGGCAACGGTCTTCGGGAGCCTGACCGCCGGCGAGCCGAAGGCTGGACCGCTGCTCAAAGCGCTCGTGCGGGCGGCAGCGGAGCGGCGGCTGATGCTGTGGAGCGCGCACGAGGCGGAGCAGTCCCACATCGCCGGCACCCCGCTCGCGGGGACGCTGCCTGTCAGCGACGCCGACGTCGCGCGCTTCGGGGTGTTCGTCAACGACGGCACCGGATCGAAGATGGACTACTACCAGTCGCTCGCCACGACCGTCGGGTGGGACGCGTGCGTGCCCGCCGATGACGGCGCGGCCACCGGCGACGCCACCCTCACGGTCACGGTGAAGAACTCCGCTCCGGCCGACGCCGCGTCGCTTCCCGCGTACATCACGGGCGACGGCGCCTTCGGGGTGCCCGCCGGGATCACCCGCACCGTCGGCTATATCTACCTCCCCGAGGGCTTCGAGCTCGTCGGGGCCGAGATGACAGACGGGTCGGGATTCGGCGGCGGCACACACGCCGGCCGGCGTGTGCTGAGCTTCACCGTCGACCTGGCGCCTGGGGCATCCGTCACCGCCGTCGTCACCGCACGCGCAACGTCACCCGTCGCGCCCACGGTCGAGGCGCAGGCGACACCCACCATCAAGCCCCAGGCAACTTTTGCCGCGACCTGCGATTTTCCGTAG
- a CDS encoding UDP-glucose dehydrogenase family protein: protein MRLSVIGCGYLGAVHAAAMASIGHEVVGIDVDERKIASLSRGEAPFFEPGLQEILTEGIASGRLTFTTDMAAARGAKVHFVGVGTPQQKDGYAADLTYVNAAIDGLLPFLSAGDIVAGKSTVPVGTAAGLAPRVEKTGAVLVWNPEFLREGWAVQDTIDPDRLVVGIGDTGRADVDPAAVLREVYHPSVAKGTPFIVTDLATAELVKVAANAFLATKISFINAMAEIAEVTGADVTQLADAIGHDARIGRRFLGAGIGFGGGCLPKDIRAFSARAEELGRGESVAFLREIDAINLRRRDRAVDLVVDALGGSVFKKNVTVLGAAFKPHSDDIRDSPALDVAVRLHGLGAWVTITDPAALENARRQHPQLNYVEDRDEAIRGADALILVTEWDEYRRQLSPDHASTLTEGRIVVDGRNGLDAGAWRAAGWTYYGMGRP, encoded by the coding sequence ATGCGCCTTTCGGTCATCGGCTGCGGATACCTCGGAGCCGTGCACGCGGCTGCGATGGCATCCATCGGCCACGAAGTGGTCGGCATCGACGTCGATGAACGCAAGATCGCGTCACTGTCCCGGGGCGAGGCGCCGTTCTTCGAGCCCGGCCTGCAGGAGATCCTCACCGAGGGCATCGCCTCGGGCCGCCTCACCTTTACGACCGACATGGCGGCGGCGCGGGGCGCCAAGGTGCACTTCGTCGGCGTCGGCACCCCGCAGCAGAAGGACGGGTACGCCGCCGACCTCACCTACGTCAACGCCGCCATCGACGGGCTGCTCCCCTTCCTCTCCGCGGGCGACATCGTCGCAGGCAAGTCGACCGTCCCGGTGGGCACCGCCGCGGGCCTCGCGCCACGCGTCGAGAAGACCGGAGCGGTGCTCGTGTGGAACCCCGAATTCCTCCGCGAGGGCTGGGCGGTGCAGGACACCATCGACCCGGACCGCCTGGTCGTGGGGATCGGCGACACCGGCCGCGCGGACGTCGACCCGGCCGCAGTGCTGCGGGAGGTCTATCACCCGTCCGTTGCGAAGGGCACCCCGTTCATCGTGACGGACCTGGCCACCGCCGAACTCGTCAAGGTCGCCGCCAACGCCTTCCTCGCCACGAAGATCTCGTTCATCAACGCGATGGCGGAGATCGCCGAGGTGACCGGCGCCGACGTCACGCAGCTGGCCGACGCGATCGGGCACGACGCCCGCATCGGCCGCCGATTCCTCGGCGCCGGCATCGGCTTCGGCGGCGGCTGCCTGCCGAAGGACATCCGCGCGTTCTCCGCCCGTGCCGAAGAGCTCGGGCGCGGCGAATCCGTCGCATTCCTGCGCGAGATCGATGCCATCAACCTCCGCCGCCGCGACCGCGCCGTCGACCTCGTCGTCGACGCGTTGGGCGGGTCGGTCTTCAAGAAGAACGTCACGGTGCTGGGCGCCGCCTTCAAGCCGCACAGCGACGACATCCGAGACTCCCCCGCTCTGGACGTCGCGGTGCGCCTGCACGGCCTCGGCGCCTGGGTGACCATCACCGACCCCGCCGCGCTCGAGAACGCCCGCCGCCAGCACCCGCAGCTGAACTACGTCGAAGACCGCGACGAAGCCATCCGCGGCGCCGACGCCCTCATCCTCGTCACCGAGTGGGACGAATACCGTCGCCAGTTGTCTCCGGACCACGCATCGACCCTCACCGAGGGCCGCATCGTCGTCGACGGGCGCAACGGCCTGGACGCCGGCGCGTGGCGCGCGGCGGGGTGGACCTACTACGGGATGGGGCGCCCCTGA